One Lucilia cuprina isolate Lc7/37 chromosome 4, ASM2204524v1, whole genome shotgun sequence DNA segment encodes these proteins:
- the LOC111676765 gene encoding methionine synthase reductase translates to MVDTIKLSDFILDKYTEAKVPELTIDIIYGSEIQLLGSQNGQEKCKDCIWPFSRSPLKNVAIKHSQMLLESANNTIHTKDIREIILDINDLKEFEWQPGDTIAILPTNTKESCDELLHLLNLENKADTICSVEISKLCTKKSAKVPTFIPKTTTPREILRDCLNLKTILKKTFIRSLAEFCTDTEEIQFLKSLSSKEGTAFYNTLVMEKGLTLSDLLKFCPSCKPPFSLIVEHLSRLLPRPYSIVNSPFKSREEIKIIFSILKTIPGVTTKMLEEKCTNEFASVLMYLREPNYFRYTEENYEQNQILIAIGTGLAPFLGFLQHKEHLMLKENKTNPGTTWLFVGATSEQAILQRDQLLQWQSYNVLNNLSESYSRIPTGRYQYVQESLESNAQELVELLMKPDTIIYLCADGGEISKSIEKSLQNILSKQLTISAEESIAMMKDFKVKRKYREDIWL, encoded by the exons ATGGTAGACACTATTAAATTGTCTGATTTTATATTGGATAAATATACGGAAGCCAAAGTTCCCGAACTAACAATTGATATAATATATGGGAGTGAAATACAG CTATTGGGAAGTCAAAATGGGCAAGAGAAATGCAAAGACTGTATATGGCCGTTTTCACGTTCTCCTTTAAAAAATGTAGCTATTAAACATTCCCAAATGTTATTAGAATCTGCCAATAATACCATACATACAAAGGATATTCGCGAGATAATACTGGATATAAac GATTTAAAGGAATTTGAATGGCAACCAGGTGACACTATTGCCATATTACCCACCAATACAAAAGAGAGTTGCGATGAATTATTGCATCTTCTAAATTTGGAAAACAAAGCCGACACGATCTGTTctgttgaaatttcaaaattatgtaCGAAGAAATCTGCTAAAGTTCCCACATTTATACCTAAAACAACAACGCCACGTGAAATTTTAAGAGATTGTCTGAATTTAAAAACCATATTAAAAAAGACTTTCATACGAAGTTTGGCCGAATTTTGTACGGACACTGAAGAGATCCAATTTCTAAAAAGTCTGTCCTCAAAGGAAGGAACTGCATTTTATAATACACTTGTAATGGAAAAAGGTTTAACTTTAAGCGATTTGCTCAAATTTTGTCCTTCATGTAAACCTCCATTTAGTTTAATTGTTGAGCATTTGTCAAGACTTTTACCCAGGCCATACTCTATAGTAAACAGTCCATTTAAATCTAgggaagaaataaaaataattttttccattCTAAAAACAATACCAGGTGTTACAACGAAGATGTTGGAAGAAAAGTGTACGAATGAATTTGCTTCAGTTTTGATGTATTTAAGAGAACCTAATTATTTTCGTTATACCGAAgaaaattatgaacaaaatcaaattttaatagcAATTGGTACTGGACTGGCACCATTTTTGGGTTTCCTGCAGCATAAAGAACATCTGATGCTAAAAGAGAATAAAACTAATCCCGGTACAACTTGGCTTTTTGTAGGTGCAACCAGTGAGCAAGCCATTTTACAGCGTGACCAATTACTACAATGGCAATCGTATAATGTACTTAATAATTTGTCAGAATCATATTCCCGTATACCAACTGGTCGTTATCAATACGTACAAGAATCTTTAGAATCGAATGCTCAGGAACTAGTAGAATTACTAATGAAACCAGATACAATTATATACTTATGTGCTGATGGTGGAGAAATTTCTAAATCTATCGAAAAATCATTACAAAATATCTTGTCCAAACAGTTGACTATAAGTGCGGAAGAATCAATAGCAATGATGAAAGATTTTAAGGTGAAACGGAAATACAGAGAAGATATATGGTTGTAA